The following proteins come from a genomic window of Clupea harengus chromosome 22, Ch_v2.0.2, whole genome shotgun sequence:
- the abcb8 gene encoding mitochondrial potassium channel ATP-binding subunit produces the protein MTMSSLLRCSRFTRTANAPILSRPLHSHINKTRELWTHTRCFQQWQCLRVDGQSGSAVMRLFGHARKALCLSAARGSKPSKVSLKFLIGPAALTVTARAFINVAYCQEDINNNVPVEVQATEKTPEFHWTVLWEFVRPQILALLGAVILAFGAALLNIQIPMILGELVNVVARQMREQAGSYVRDMRGPAFKLLTLYCIQGALTSGYIVLLSRVGERVAADMRKTLFASLLRQDVAFFDANKTGHLVNRLTADIQEFKSSFKLVISQGLRSSTQTVGCFVSLYMISPKLTGLTVVVLPCLVGAGAIIGSFLRQLSRKAQEQVSKATGVADEALGNVRTVRAFAMEDRELQLYSVEVDKSCEMNEALGSGIAVFQGLSNVVLNCIVLGTIFAGGSLMAGDEMSAGDLMSFLVASQTVQRSLASISILFGQMVRGCSAGARVFEYMSLEPSIPLTGGGRIPTESLIGRVDFMNINFCYPTRPGHHILKNLNLTLPSSKTVAIVGQSGGGKSTVAALLERFYDPASGVVMLDGLDIKTLDPSWLRGKVIGFINQEPVLFGTSVLENIRFGKPEASDAEVISAAKQANAHGFITGFPDGYNTVVGERGATLSGGQKQRIAIARALIKNPRILILDEATSALDAESESVVQEALDRATTGRTVLIIAHRLSTIQGADLICVMSNGHIVEAGSHLELLSKGGLYAELIRRQRSEGKK, from the exons GTGTTTTCAGCAGTGGCAGTGTCTCCGTGTCGATGGACAGTCCGGCAGTGCTGTAATGCGTCTCTTTGGCCATGCCAGAAAAGCACTGTGTCTTTCAGCTGCCCGTGGCTCAAAACCTTCAAAGGTTTCCCTGAAGTTTCTTATTGGACCTGCCGCCCTTACTGTCACTGCCAGGGCTTTTATCAATGTGGCATATTGCCAGGAGGACATCAACAATAATGTGCCTGTAGAGGTCCAAGCCACAGAGAAGACTCCGGAGTTCCATTGGACTGTTCTCTGGGAGTTTGTGCGGCCTCAGATCCTAGCCCTATTAGGGGCTGTCATT CTTGCTTTTGGAGCTGCACTCTTAAATATTCAGATCCCCATGATTCTGGGCGAACTGGTGAATGTGGTGGCCCGACAAATGAGAGAACAGGCTGGCAGTTATGTCAGAGACATGCGGGGACCCGCCTTCAAGCTGCTGACACTCTACTGTATCCAG GGGGCCCTGACCAGTGGCTACATCGTCCTTCTGTCCAGAGTAGGGGAGCGGGTGGCTGCCGACATGAGGAAAACCCTCTTTGCATCGTTGCTTAG ACAAGATGTGGCCTTCTTTGATGCTAACAAAACTGGCCACCTTGTGAATCGTTTGACTGCCGACATTCAGGAGTTCAAGTCCTCTTTCAAACTGGTTATCTCTCAG GGTTTGCGGAGCTCCACTCAGACGGTGGGTTGCTTTGTGTCGCTGTACATGATTTCCCCTAAGCTCACAGGCCTCACTGTAGTGGTCCTGCCCTGTCTGGTGGGTGCGGGGGCCATCATTGGCTCCTTCCTACGGCAGCTCTCCAGAAAAGCCCAGGAGCAG GTCTCAAAAGCTACAGGGGTGGCAGATGAGGCTCTGGGCAACGTGCGGACAGTGCGAGCTTTTGCCATGGAGGACCGAGAGCTGCA GTTGTATTCAGTTGAGGTGGATAAATCTTGTGAAATGAATGAAGCACTGGGAAGTGGCATAGCTGTGTTCCAAGGCCTTTCAAACGTAGTTTTGAACT GCATTGTTCTTGGCACAATTTTCGCTGGTGGGTCCTTGATGGCAGGTGATGAGATGTCTGCTGGTGATTTGATGTCTTTCCTGGTGGCGTCCCAAACTGTGCAAAG ATCTTTAGCCAGTATTTCAATCTTGTTTGGACAG ATGGTGAGAGGATGCAGTGCAGGTGCCCGTGTTTTTGAGTACATGTCTCTGGAGCCAAGCATCCCCCTGACTGGTGGAGGCCGCATCCCTACTGAGTCTCTCATTGGACGAGTGGACTTCATGAACATCAACTTCtg CTATCCCACAAGGCCTGGTCACCACATCTTGAAGAACCTAAATCTGACTCTACCTTCTTCTAAAACTGTCGCGATTGTTGGACAGTCTGGTGGAG GAAAGTCTACAGTTGCTGCTTTACTGGAGCGATTCTATGACCCAGCAAGTGGAGTCGTCATGCTGGATGGACTGGATATCAAAACACTGGACCCCTCCTGGCTCAGAGGGAAAGTTATTGGATTTATCAACCAg GAGCCAGTGCTCTTTGGCACATCTGTATTGGAGAATATCCGCTTTGGGAAACCTGAGGCCTCTGACGCTGAGGTAATCTCTGCAGCCAAGCAAGCAAATGCACATGGCTTCATCACTGGTTTTCCAGATGGGTACAACACTGTTGTCg GTGAGCGTGGGGCGACGCTCTCGGGAGGTCAGAAGCAGCGCATTGCCATCGCACGCGCCCTGATCAAGAACCCCAGGATCCTCATCCTAGACGAGGCCACCAGCGCACTGGACGCCGAGTCAGAGAGTGTTGTGCAGGAGGCCCTGGACCGGGCCACAACGGGCCGCACTGTCCTCATCATCGCCCACCGCCTCAGCACTATCCAGGGGGCTGACCTGATTTGTGTCATGAGCAACGGCCATATCGTGGAG GCTGGCTCGCACTTGGAGTTGCTCAGCAAGGGAGGACTTTACGCTGAGCTGATTCGCAGGCAGAGGTCTGAGGGAAAGAAATGA